A genomic stretch from Aedes albopictus strain Foshan chromosome 2, AalbF5, whole genome shotgun sequence includes:
- the LOC134288937 gene encoding uncharacterized protein LOC134288937: MVELRDSTTTFCERATNTTKQFLRAHPEVCVLSADKGNRTVIMLREDYDRNMQALVNDTTTYEKLRADPTTRFQNGNNNIIKRLKDLHLIDNRTANELKANNSICPRIYGQPKAHKQDLPLRPVIPNITAPTYKLAKYIANILQNSLHSRYSTRSSFEFCDEVNNIKLPEGYIIISLDVTSLFTNVPRWLVTRNIIHRWNEIDTNINLDLFLEIVEFVMEASYFCYDGQFYKQTFGTAMGSPLSPILADIVLDSVIDAAMESLPFEITIFKKYVDDIFMAIPQNTEQQVLVAFNKVEPRLQFTIEAENERRLPFLDMTVIRNQDQTLATEWYAKPIASGRMLNYNSFHQPKHKINVANNFIHRVCSLTRNKSMNEIGTIIHQHLLRNNYPKQLINRLLNLYINKRRQNNVDEIPTASITELPNDDPSQPSCQPPNHPPSQPSCQPPNLPPSQPSCQLPSRPPSQPLCQPPNQLPDQPTINHTVPQHIPHQDLTSPTNHQTEDSIPDHHITNPMRHPTHGTEDETENPHRQNQTVSTTQQPIYRSIPYVPSLSDRVTKILSKDYPEITIATRQHRTVKNLHSKIKFPVKKDEISNIIYKIPCNDCDACYIGMTRNNLRKRLTGHRANVNKLDKLMNDEEHTHTNEAQIALIETTTALIEHCITQNHRFQLDHTNIIDHSHKPSTLPFLEMCHITNTDKTVNKRTDTDGLNTTYAGLLHDIKTIYRRDKSSKKSQTTEE; the protein is encoded by the coding sequence ATGGTAGAGCTCAGAGATAGTACTACCACTTTCTGTGAACGGGCAACGAACACAACGAAGCAGTTCCTCCGTGCACACCCAGAAGTATGCGTTCTATCCGCCGACAAGGGGAATAGGACGGTCATCATGCTGAGAGAGGACTATGACCGAAATATGCAAGCATTGGTCAACGACACGACTACCTACGAAAAGCTGCGCGCTGATCCCACGACTCGGTTCCAAAATGGGAACAATAACATAATCAAGAGGCTCAAAGACCTACACCTCATTGATAACAGGACAGCGAACGAGCTGAAGGCCAACAACTCCATCTGCCCTAGAATCTATGGACAGCCGAAGGCTCACAAACAAGACCTTCCACTCCGGCCGGTCATACCAAACATAACGGCACCCACATACAAGCTAGCCAAATACATCGCAAACATTCTGCAAAACTCGCTACACAGCCGATATAGCACGAGAAGCTCATTCGAATTTTGCGACGAAGTGAACAACATCAAACTACCAGAAGGTTACATCATAATCTCTCTTGATGTAACTTCATTGTTCACAAATGTCCCACGATGGTTAGTCACCAGGAACATAATACACAGATGGAATGAAATCGACACCAACATAAATCTGGACCTATTCCTGGAAATTGTGGAGTTCGTTATGGAGGCCAGCTACTTCTGCTACGATGGGCAATTCTATAAGCAGACATTCGGAACAGCAATGGGCAGCCCACTCTCGCCCATCCTGGCAGACATAGTTCTAGATTCGGTCATCGATGCAGCTATGGAATCTCTACCATTCGAGATCACCATCTTCAAGAAATATGTGGACGACATCTTCATGGCGATTCCTCAGAACACCGAACAACAGGTACTGGTAGCGTTCAACAAGGTAGAACCAAGACTGCAATTCACCATCGAAGCAGAAAACGAACGGAGGTTGCCATTCCTAGATATGACCGTCATCCGCAACCAGGACCAAACTCTAGCTACGGAATGGTATGCCAAGCCAATCGCATCGGGACGTATGCTGAACTACAACTCCTTCCACCAACCGAAGCATAAAATAAACGTAGCGAACAATTTCATTCATAGAGTTTGCTCGCTAACGCGaaataaatcaatgaatgaaATAGGGACGATAATTCACCAACATCTGCTAAGGAACAACTATCCCAAGCAACTCATCAACCGGTTGTTAAACCTCTACATAAACAAACGGAGGCAAAACAACGTAGATGAAATTCCAACAGCATCGATCACTGAACTCCCGAATGATGATCCCAGCCAACCATCGTGTCAGCCACCCAACCACCCACCCAGCCAACCATCATGTCAGCCACCCAACCTCCCACCCAGCCAACCATCGTGTCAGCTACCCAGTCGCCCACCGAGCCAGCCATTGTGCCAGCCACCCAACCAACTACCAGATCAACCCACCATAAACCACACTGTACCCCAGCATATCCCCCACCAAGACCTAACATCACCAACAAACCACCAAACTGAAGACAGCATACCCGATCATCACATCACCAATCCGATGAGGCATCCCACGCACGGCACCGAAGATGAAACCGAAAATCCACATAGGCAAAACCAAACAGTAAGCACAACACAGCAACCAATTTATCGTTCCATTCCATACGTCCCATCTCTCTCCGACCGTGTCACAAAAATTCTGTCTAAGGATTACCCAGAGATCACTATCGCCACACGACAACACAGAACTGTCAAAAACCTCCACTCCAAAATCAAATTCCCTGTAAAAAAAGACGAAATTAGTAACATTATATATAAAATACCTTGTAACGATTGTGATGCATGTTACATCGGTATGACGAGGAACAATTTGCGAAAACGATTAACTGGACATAGAGCTAATGTAAACAAACTTGACAAATTGATGAACGATGAAGAACATACACACACAAATGAAGCCCAAATAGCACTAATAGAAACCACCACAGCCCTAATAGAACATTGTATAACACAGAACCACAGATTTCAACTTGACCACACCAATATTATAGACCATAGCCATAAACCTTCCACACTCCCATTTCTTGAAATGTGCCACATCACTAACACAGATAAAACGGTGAACAAACGGACAGACACTGATGGACTCAATACAACATATGCTGGTTTGTTGCACGACATCAAGACTATCTATCGACGAGACAAATCTAGTAAGAAATCGCAGACCACCGAAGAATGA
- the LOC134288669 gene encoding uncharacterized protein LOC134288669: MAVAQSTFFRYIDENFGHNTVETMKSYATNNKKLAHLESRKSFLVQCRRQGVFPRHIINSFKCVHELLADNGPYINKIDRTIRRFKKAILNLEIKQTFHKIRETTKDMDGIMGNIRSLTSDSVAEEYSTTQRAAYNKWLRKKDGETARKVTKIVRELNDNGTGEPSYNERAILNATGVDIPAETLHLLSLGPKFALPTTSPSQVPFYHFLADTERILLTNGDQNVQNRNRCKVVNATQNFIHGFHSMVELRDSTTTFCERATNTTKQFLRAHPEVCVLSADKGNRTVIMLREDYDRKMQALVNDTTTYEKLRADPTTRFQNGNNNIIKRLKDLHLIDNRTANELKANNSICPRIYGQPKAHKQDLPLRPVIPNITAPTYKLAKYIANILQNSLHSRYSTRSSFEFCDEVNNIKLPEGYIIISLDVTSLFTNVPRWLVTRNIIHRWNEIDTNINLDLFLEIVEFVMEASYFCYDGQFYKQTFGTAMGSPLSPILADIVLDSVIDAAMESLPFEITIFKKYVDDIFMAIPQNTEQQVLVAFNKVEPRLQFTIEAENERRLPFLDMTVIRNQDQTLATEWYAKPIASGRMLNYNSFHQPKHKINVANNFIHRVCSLTRNKSMNEIGTIIHQHLLRNNYPKQLINRLLNLYINKRRQNNVDEIPTASITELPNDDPSQPSCQPPNHPPSQPSCQPPNLPPSQPSCQLPSRPPSQPLCQPPNQLPDQPTINHTVPQHIPHQDLTSPTNHQTEDSIPDHHITNPMRHPTHGTEDETENPHRQNQTVSTTQQPIYRSIPYVPSLSDRVTKILSKDYPEITIATRQHRTVKNLHSKIKFPVKKDEISNIIYKIPCNDCDACYIGMTRNNLRKRLTGHRANVNKLDKLMNDEEHTHTNEAQIALIETTTALIEHCITQNHRFQLDHTNIIDHSHKPSTLPFLEMCHITNTDKTVNKRTDTDGLNTTYAGLLHDIKTIYRRDKSSKKSQTTEE, from the coding sequence ATGGCAGTTGCACAATCTACATTCTTCCGGTACATTGACGAAAATTTTGGACATAACACGGTGGAAACTATGAAATCATACGCTACAAACAACAAGAAATTAGCGCATCTTGAAAGCCGAAAATCGTTCCTCGTCCAGTGTAGACGACAAGGTGTATTTCCGAGGCACATCATCAACTCATTCAAGTGTGTTCACGAGCTTCTGGCTGACAATGGACCATACATCAATAAAATCGACCGCACCATCAGAAGGTTCAAAAAGGCGATTTTGAATCTCGAAATAAAACAGACGTTCCACAAAATAAGGGAGACTACTAAAGATATGGACGGAATAATGGGCAACATACGCTCACTCACAAGCGACAGCGTAGCCGAGGAATACTCGACCACACAGCGAGCAGCGTACAATAAATGGCTAAGAAAGAAGGACGGGGAAACTGCTAGGAAGGTCACCAAAATAGTACGAGAACTGAACGATAACGGTACAGGAGAACCGTCTTATAACGAACGAGCAATCCTCAATGCAACAGGCGTAGACATCCCAGCAGAAACTCTCCACCTCCTCAGCCTAGGCCCGAAATTCGCCCTGCCAACCACTTCGCCATCCCAGGTTCCGTTCTACCATTTCCTTGCAGACACGGAGCGCATTCTGCTCACTAATGGGGACCAAAATGTGCAAAACCGAAATCGATGCAAAGTAGTGAATGCAACGCAGAACTTCATTCACGGCTTTCACTCTATGGTAGAGCTCAGAGATAGTACTACCACTTTCTGTGAACGGGCAACGAACACAACGAAGCAGTTCCTCCGTGCACACCCAGAAGTATGCGTTCTATCTGCCGACAAGGGGAATAGGACGGTCATCATGCTGAGAGAGGACTATGACCGAAAAATGCAAGCATTGGTCAACGACACGACTACCTACGAAAAGCTGCGCGCTGATCCCACGACTCGGTTCCAAAATGGGAACAATAACATAATCAAGAGGCTCAAAGACCTACACCTCATTGATAACAGGACAGCGAACGAGCTGAAGGCCAACAACTCCATCTGCCCTAGAATCTATGGACAGCCGAAGGCTCACAAACAAGACCTTCCACTCCGGCCGGTCATACCAAACATAACGGCACCCACATACAAGCTAGCCAAATACATCGCAAACATTCTGCAAAACTCGCTACACAGCCGATATAGCACGAGAAGCTCATTCGAATTTTGCGACGAAGTGAACAACATCAAACTACCAGAAGGTTACATCATAATCTCTCTTGATGTAACTTCATTGTTCACAAATGTCCCACGATGGTTAGTCACCAGGAACATAATACACAGATGGAATGAAATCGACACCAACATAAATCTGGACCTATTCCTGGAAATTGTGGAGTTCGTTATGGAGGCCAGCTACTTCTGCTACGATGGGCAATTCTATAAGCAGACATTCGGAACAGCAATGGGCAGCCCACTCTCGCCCATCCTGGCAGACATAGTTCTAGATTCGGTCATCGATGCAGCTATGGAATCTCTACCATTCGAGATCACCATCTTCAAGAAATATGTGGACGACATCTTCATGGCGATTCCTCAGAACACCGAACAACAGGTACTGGTAGCGTTCAACAAGGTAGAACCAAGACTGCAATTCACCATCGAAGCAGAAAACGAACGGAGGTTGCCATTCCTAGATATGACCGTCATCCGCAACCAGGACCAAACTCTAGCTACGGAATGGTATGCCAAGCCAATCGCATCGGGACGTATGCTGAACTACAACTCCTTCCACCAACCGAAGCATAAAATAAACGTAGCGAACAATTTCATTCATAGAGTTTGCTCGCTAACGCGaaataaatcaatgaatgaaATAGGGACGATAATTCACCAACATCTGCTAAGGAACAACTATCCCAAGCAACTCATCAACCGGTTGTTAAACCTCTACATAAACAAACGGAGGCAAAACAACGTAGATGAAATTCCAACAGCATCGATCACTGAACTCCCGAATGATGATCCCAGCCAACCATCGTGTCAGCCACCCAACCACCCACCCAGCCAACCATCATGTCAGCCACCCAACCTCCCACCCAGCCAACCATCGTGTCAGCTACCCAGTCGCCCACCGAGCCAGCCATTGTGCCAGCCACCCAACCAACTACCAGATCAACCCACCATAAACCACACTGTACCCCAGCATATCCCCCACCAAGACCTAACATCACCAACAAACCACCAAACTGAAGACAGCATACCCGATCATCACATCACCAATCCGATGAGGCATCCCACGCACGGCACCGAAGATGAAACCGAAAATCCACATAGGCAAAACCAAACAGTAAGCACAACACAGCAACCAATTTATCGTTCCATTCCATACGTCCCATCTCTCTCCGACCGTGTCACAAAAATTCTGTCTAAGGATTACCCAGAGATCACTATCGCCACACGACAACACAGAACTGTCAAAAACCTCCACTCCAAAATCAAATTCCCTGTAAAAAAAGACGAAATTAGTAACATTATATATAAAATACCTTGTAACGATTGTGATGCATGTTACATCGGTATGACGAGGAACAATTTGCGAAAACGATTAACTGGACATAGAGCTAATGTAAACAAACTTGACAAATTGATGAACGATGAAGAACATACACACACAAATGAAGCCCAAATAGCACTAATAGAAACCACCACAGCCCTAATAGAACATTGTATAACACAGAACCACAGATTTCAACTTGACCACACCAATATTATAGACCATAGCCATAAACCTTCCACACTCCCATTTCTTGAAATGTGCCACATCACTAACACAGATAAAACGGTGAACAAACGGACAGACACTGATGGACTCAATACAACATATGCTGGTTTGTTGCACGACATCAAGACTATCTATCGACGAGACAAATCTAGTAAGAAATCGCAGACCACCGAAGAATGA